TTAAGGGGATGGGTCACAATAGCTAACGCCCCCGGTACTGGTATAGCAGATGATAAGGCTTCATTTATTTGGATACCCTACCTGGCTGAGAGGTACGGTGTAAAAATGGACTTTGTAATACAACCTATAACTCTTTGTCTTTATGAAAAAGATAACTTAGAAAAAGTGCTAAATTATCCAACTAAATATGTAATAAAGAAGAGAGAGGGTTATGGAGGTATAGGACTAACTATTGTGAAGGATGATAATATAAATATTATTAAGGAGATATTGAAGGAGTATGAGAATTTCATTGCACAAGAAGTCTTAGATTTTGATACTGTAGTTTCACTTTTAGGAGACTCTTTTTACGAAACTTATGCTGATTTACGTTTTTTCACTTATTACGATAAAGTTGCAACCGCAATTTTAAGTAGGGTTGGAGTATTAGGTAGTAGAATTACAAATAACTCCTCCGGAGGTATGGTGAAGCCTGTATGGATTATAGAGTGAGTTATTTAAGTATTTACGAATATGAAGCTGATGTTGTATTAAACGAAAACATATTAAAGATCGTCCCTTATGATGGTGATAACCAAGTATTGCTAAAGAGTGAAGTAGGTACAATACCTAGGGGTTATATGACTAGTTATAGAGATATATTTCATAATATTGTATATAAAGTAAAAATTACTGAACCACACAGAAGATTGGAAATATACTCACATAATGTAGTGAAAGTTGATAGTAAGATTATAAAGACTGATTACGAATTTCCTTATAATTATGGCTTTAATGAATTCTTATTACCTACAAAACTTGTTGATCCTGAACCATTTACGAATATAGCTAAAGAATTAACTAAAGGATTAAAAACATTGGGAGAAGTAATTGAAACAATAGTAAAGTTTGTTAGAGATAGATTAAAATATAAGGCTGGAGCAACTAACGTGAATACGACAGCTTATGAAGCTTTTCAAATTGGTTATGGGGTATGTCAAGACTACACTCACATTACTTTAGCATTACTAAGAGCTTTGGGTATACCAGCTAGATATGTTATGGGTGTAGTAAATGATAATCCTAGAGCAACGCATGCATGGGTCGAAGTCTTAACACCGGGTGGTACCTACATAGACGTGGATCCTACTAGAGGTAAATATTATAATCTTGGTTATATTAAATTTGCAATTGGTAGGGATTTTTCCGATGTAAGCCCAGTAGTTGGAACATTTGTAAGTTCAGGAAGAGGTTGGTTAAAAGAAGTTAGGATCGAGGTGGAAAAGAATGATTCCTAGGAGTACTGCCTATAAAATATACTGGGCTGGAAGATATTTAGAAAGGATAGAAAATATGTGTAGAATATCTCTTTTAGCATTACATAATGGAGTTTCATTAGATAATTTAGCGAAAGAGTATGGTTTGAAAGACGGTAGTGAAATATTCCAATATATTAAAAATTCATTTGTCATGTTGAGAGAAGATTTAAGAAATTTTGTAGATGAGAAAACTTTAATAGAAGTCAATAGCTTAGGTTTTCAGATCGATTCAGATGTTAATGATTTAGAAGGGTACTTCATTAGAATTTTGAATGATGTTAATAAGCTCTCTCAATCTTTAGAGATCTTTTTTGTTAAATCGAAGGAGGAATTAAGGATAAGAGCTCAAGAGGAGAATGAACCCGAACTATTCGGAAATAAACTTTAATAATTTTTAACGTTATCAACTTCTAATGAAAAGGTTAGATGTAATAGATTTAATTAAAGGAAAGGGAAATTACATAGATGACTATCCTTTTAAGGGTAAATATGCTGTATTTGTGAGAAGTCCTTATCCTCATGCAAGAATAAAGAAGATAGATACGAGTGAAGCCGAGAAAAAGGGGGCTTTGGTTTTAACTGGTAAAGATATTATTGCAAGAAGAGTAGAGGCAGGCGAAAGAGAAGGTGCAGGATTATCAACAATGTTAATGGCTACAAATAAGGCTTTATATGTTGGTCAGCCAGTAGCTTTGGTAATTGCTAATGATCCATATGAAGCCACAGATTTAGCAGAGTTAATACAGGTGGATTACGAGCCTCTAGAACCAATACCTAATATAGAGAAAGCGTTGAAGGGCGAAGTTTACGTATTTGATGAGTTAAGGAGTAACGTTGTAAGAGAGCAAAGTTTTGAGTTTGGTAAAATATCTAATCAAGGGAAAGAATTAGAGCTAGATTTGTATTGGTCTAGGAGTAGTGGAAATCCAATTGAAACTTTTGGAGCAATAGTTATTCCTACTACTCAAGGTTTAGAAATAATTTCAAATCAACAAGCTGGAAATTTTGTTATTTCCGAGTTAGAAAAAGCCTTAGGAGTTAAGGTGATACATAAAAATGCTAGACAAGGTGGTAGTTTCGGTTCTAAATTTTCTTTAGTTAGATACTTATCAGTATTAGCTTTCGCGTCGTTGAAATTTAAAGTACCAATAAAGTGGATAGAAACTAGAACTGAACATTTGTTAGCTTCAAATAGTAGTGGGCCAGAAAGAAAATTCAAAATTAAAGCCTATTATGATTCGCGCGGTAAAGTGAATTTCTTAGATATTCATATTTGGGAAGATGTAGGGGCATCATTAGAGGCTGGGCAACCATTTAAACCGTTAGGACATTTAACTGGCCCATATAAGATACCCGGGATTAGATACACTGCAACTTTAGTAGCCACGAATAAGAACCCACCTGGTGCATTTAGGGGTGCTGGTACACCTCCACATACATGGGCATTAGAAAGAGTTATGGATGCAATAGCTGATGAATTAGGTTTAGATAGGGCTGAGGTTAGAAAAACTAACGTGATCGACTCTTTCCCATATGATAGTGGATTTGCCTATTATGATTCTGGTAATCCTAGTGGGTTGCTTGAAATGGCATTATCAAGGAAGGATATATTCTCGATGAGGGATGAAAAAACTGGTGTTGGTTTAGCATTATCTACTGATCCTAGTACACCTTCTGGGAGCGAGAGAGTTAAGTTAAAAATAAAGAATGGTAAAGTCGTGGTAGGGTTAGGCTTTGGACCGGAAGGACAGGGAAATGAACATACAGCTGTTTTGTTAGTCTCGAAACTTCTTGGAATCCCAACAGATCTAGTGACTTATGAAATTTTAGATAATAATGAACTGACTTCATCCTTTGGTCCCGGTGGAAGTAGAATGGCTGCTTTCACTTATGGGGCTATAAGTGGTGCTGTAGAAGAGTTGAAGGCTAAGCTAAAAAGAGAAGCTGAGAGTCTTATAGGAAATGCTGAGTATAAAGATGGATACTTCCTTGGTGAACATGGTAAAATAGGAATTACGCAATTTGAGGGAGAAGAAGTAACTTTTACTTTCTCCCTTCAAGGGAAATATAGATTTAATGCATACCCATTTGCTTGTGATTTAGCTGTAGTTAGAATTGAAGATGGCAAAATTAAACCGATAAAGCATGTTGTTTATATAGATCCAGGTAATCCAATAGACGAAGATCTTGTAAAAGAACAAGTTATTGGCGGTACAGCAATAGGAATTTCTATCGCACTTTATGAATCTTACGTTTATGATGATCAGGGTAATTTATTAACTACCAGTTTAGCAGACTACGGTTTACCAACAGCATTAGATTTACCAGAAATCGAGATTAATATTGTACCAACACCTTCTCCAGTTACGCCAGGAGGCGTAAAAGGAATTGGTGAGATACCAGTTGGTGTTGCTGCTGCAGCTGTAACTAGTGCTGTAGAAGATGTTCTAAAGA
The sequence above is drawn from the Sulfurisphaera tokodaii str. 7 genome and encodes:
- a CDS encoding transglutaminase family protein; translation: MDYRVSYLSIYEYEADVVLNENILKIVPYDGDNQVLLKSEVGTIPRGYMTSYRDIFHNIVYKVKITEPHRRLEIYSHNVVKVDSKIIKTDYEFPYNYGFNEFLLPTKLVDPEPFTNIAKELTKGLKTLGEVIETIVKFVRDRLKYKAGATNVNTTAYEAFQIGYGVCQDYTHITLALLRALGIPARYVMGVVNDNPRATHAWVEVLTPGGTYIDVDPTRGKYYNLGYIKFAIGRDFSDVSPVVGTFVSSGRGWLKEVRIEVEKNDS
- a CDS encoding alpha-E domain-containing protein, translated to MIPRSTAYKIYWAGRYLERIENMCRISLLALHNGVSLDNLAKEYGLKDGSEIFQYIKNSFVMLREDLRNFVDEKTLIEVNSLGFQIDSDVNDLEGYFIRILNDVNKLSQSLEIFFVKSKEELRIRAQEENEPELFGNKL
- a CDS encoding xanthine dehydrogenase family protein molybdopterin-binding subunit encodes the protein MKRLDVIDLIKGKGNYIDDYPFKGKYAVFVRSPYPHARIKKIDTSEAEKKGALVLTGKDIIARRVEAGEREGAGLSTMLMATNKALYVGQPVALVIANDPYEATDLAELIQVDYEPLEPIPNIEKALKGEVYVFDELRSNVVREQSFEFGKISNQGKELELDLYWSRSSGNPIETFGAIVIPTTQGLEIISNQQAGNFVISELEKALGVKVIHKNARQGGSFGSKFSLVRYLSVLAFASLKFKVPIKWIETRTEHLLASNSSGPERKFKIKAYYDSRGKVNFLDIHIWEDVGASLEAGQPFKPLGHLTGPYKIPGIRYTATLVATNKNPPGAFRGAGTPPHTWALERVMDAIADELGLDRAEVRKTNVIDSFPYDSGFAYYDSGNPSGLLEMALSRKDIFSMRDEKTGVGLALSTDPSTPSGSERVKLKIKNGKVVVGLGFGPEGQGNEHTAVLLVSKLLGIPTDLVTYEILDNNELTSSFGPGGSRMAAFTYGAISGAVEELKAKLKREAESLIGNAEYKDGYFLGEHGKIGITQFEGEEVTFTFSLQGKYRFNAYPFACDLAVVRIEDGKIKPIKHVVYIDPGNPIDEDLVKEQVIGGTAIGISIALYESYVYDDQGNLLTTSLADYGLPTALDLPEIEINIVPTPSPVTPGGVKGIGEIPVGVAAAAVTSAVEDVLKRRVKKVPIRLDDF